The genome window gttttaataaataacatattttaaataccaaCAAGATATGTCTTGTAGATatgttgtgtttttatttaaagttaaaatctcGTACTACTTATTTTGCTGAATGGAAAATTGACGTACTCGAACTCGAAGCTAATAATGTCTCTTGGTTAATGGTCCTTCgatatttaaaagcaataaaaatttcttgatgcatattaatttctaagttcggtaattattacattaatacgttgggtaatcataaaaaaagaagttaaGCAATGTATAgtacattttacttattacattCGCAGTCAGTTTCATTACTGTTCGTTGTTCCATCTAGGATGGTGATACCGCACCCATTATTCGACagacatattttgttttgaaatgtaACTTGTAACGTAGATCGATCGTAAAATTTACGAAATGTTGATAGATCAAGTCAATAGTTTCGTAATATTCCATGTTTTTCAGGAGGGAATGGCTACGTCAATGTATATCCACCAGGAAGAATACTTAGAGATGCTAAAGTGGGTGAAATTGGCGCGGGAACGTCTGAAGTGAGACGACTGATTATAGGAAGAACTTTAAACAGtgaatatagataaaaaagtacttataaattattattgcattTCTACCACATTTCACTTAAAACATCTCTTTAAAATCTCTGATTTGTCGTTAGACGTAATGGTTTTATTTGCACATTTCTGGTATATCCAAGCACTCCACTTTGTCctcaattattttctttcgGTAACTTACTATGGAGGCACCAAAAGCTGTTGGGAATCATTcattcaaacattcaaaaTATCTTCAAAGATGTTTTATGCCTTGATACATCTTTCTCTGCATATTTGTATTCACACTATTTGGAATTCATAGAACAGTTTCTTGAAATCTATGCTTGTTTTTTCGGTCTAATATGTAATGGTTGCACAAGTTGCATTGCCTGCACATTGATTACCACCTGGTGGCTATAGGACGTGTTgagtttttaacattttgttttggtGGCAATTCTAAAGTACGCATCACAAGACAAAGGAGGTACTTTCTAATTCAATTCTTTTAGCACttgtattttctatattaaaaggTAAATTGACTGATGTTTCCTTTTCGCAAAGTTTGTacgtgttaaaaatatttcagtttcGCCAGAAGAATATATGATGAAATCGCAAGTCAAAACAAACTGGAGCTATATCCATTGGAGACATTATTTTctttcgaatttattttaaggagACTCCATAAATTCCATAACTATTGTATTTCAGGACAGTTTCCATTCAAGCAAacaatatgtatacatttaataatgtaatccaattaataatatgttctcatcactatttatatttatttgtaacttttattttttaacatactgTTATGTTTTCtacaatgttacaataaaatatttattttgcagtacttttcattttcagttcatttaaatgtttaaattatttggggagtaaaaaaatttaactaggCTCAATGTAGTGTTTGGTATACATTTAATTGAgacatattatataaagttttattcacatttacaaataatattctaCTCCCACCAAAAACTAACAGAAAAACTGATAGATAAAGATTCTACACAATGCCACCATTTGGGTggtataaataacatttgtcCAGGACTCAAAGTGCAATAATATGGCTTAACTTCTTTGTATTTAGGATACTTTTCCAAATCAGGCTTCCTTGGATCAACTTGCGCTGTGTTGTGTAATAATTGACTATCATGAGGATATAAATAGTCAGTATCATTAGGTGAGAATAGAAACATATGTTTCTTGCCAATAACTTGAGCAAGCAAGTTCCTTTTTGCATCATAGTGGAGTGGAGATAATGTTCCTTTTGGGCCATACCATGCCATAATATCTACTGGTTCATTTGTATCGGAAAAACAGCAGTACTCTGGTTCCGTAATATCTAACTTCAATTCTGGTATATGGTCAAAAAGCTGGTACTGAGCTAAATATCCTACAGGTCCAtctgtattaaacatataGTTTTTTATGAATTCTTCCAATGTCATCAATTTCTGGGTCCATTCAGATTTGGTATAGTCACTACCTAACTCAATTGCCACAGTTCTAAGTCCAGCaagttttatgaaataattttgatctTTCCATTTTTCTAGTGCAGGCCAATGATTGATACAGTTTTCTAAAATAGCCGgtctttcttttaaaatgtagtCTCTGAAAAATGTTTCCATACTAGGGCAGtttaaaacatcaattttACATAAACTATCATAGTTGCTTTGAATATCTACATCATTTACTTCACTACTcatgttttcaatattattaacatgTGGCCGAGAAGAATTCATGATTTCTGCACACTTTTGTAAAAGCTTTGGTTCATTTTTAAGAGGACATCCAAAAAGAATACCATGGTCAATTATCTTGAATAATTCTTTGAATAAGTCTTCTGTTAACTCAGTAGACgacttaaaaataactattagtTTTAGATAAGTTGCTACTGTTATAGTTTTTCGCCAGGACAGTTTCACATCTTTCCAATTTCCAGCATTTATCAGTTCATACATGTAATCAAGTATGGCTTCAATTTTTAACAAGGTCGTTGAATCTAAAGAGTTAATGTttcttacatattttgttagtaGTGAACTACTAGAAAAACCAAGATCAGATGTTTCTTGAAGTTCaactaaaatttgattttgaaaCTGGACTAGTCTATTGAGCATTTCGCCCATGATAACAAGAAAAGACTTTTAGTcttctaatttaataactttacaaGTCGAGTAGTATGGGAAAAACGTGACCCTGAAATTGTTTTGgttgtacattttaaactaagattttaaatacttatttacttatttaatatcgCAGCTTGAATAACACtcacattaaaaaagtaggaatttatgaataaaacaatatttgaacAAGGGATACAAGTTGTTGGTAATCAATTAAAAGTTTgcgaaaatcaaaatatttatctcaCTCATTTTGTAGTGAAACTGACATGTGACAAATGACAAGTGACGATTTCACGTAAAAGTTTTGCGGAAATATTATTAGTTCAGAtatcaagtatttttaaatttaaatcatatcatttaaaaaactatgtttcggtttatagaaatttatttataatatagctATTTTATCGCTAGTAGTTACgaaattttaaaggttttaCTTGAACCACGAATCTATTTTTGCGTGAATAGGAATATGAGTCTTTAGTCTATGGTATTCAACAGATAACTTAAAATACTCACTTAGTTTACACACAccctatttataatattttcaatttacaaggCAGTGTTTTAGGAGGATTAGGTAATAATTCAAGATTTAGGGTTCCAAAAACTAGTTTACGTAAAATCCTCAATTGACCTTGACCTCGCATTGGAATACAGACTCTTGTCTATGGTTAATCATATGACTTTCGCACGTGATGTGTCAGATTATTTACATCCGAAGTGTTTTAGAAATacataaatgaatattttgataGCCCTGtgataatttgttacaattaaagaTGCATGGAAAATGTGACCATGAAAATGTCGTGAAATGTTTAATGTGAGGAAATGGCATTGTTGGATAAGATCTTTTCAACAAAGAGAAAACTCGATTACGTTGATCGGGGCTCAAGAAACTGGGCCAGGTAGGTGTCGAGAAtgctttttattcatttaggATATGTTTTTGAGAGCGTGGCATgcattgaaatatttgacGCACGAATCGTCGTCGTTTCTTCTCTTTAAAATCGTTCGTCGTACTTTCGTATCATGAATTGGTTCTGACGCAAACATCGGTGGCAGTTGGACGAGCGTCACCGACAGCCGACAAATACTACGGGAGGCACGAGCATGTGATAAGGGCGGggtgcgggcggcgggcgTGGGCGCAACGATCGCGTCACTCAGGAAGAGGGGAGGCGTACTTCTATGTTTACTTACTATTTAGTCAGAGGCTAGTACACTTGCACATTCCACTCCGGTCGGCCGATCGCCAGTCGAATCGCTGCAGTCTTTGTgcatttaaaatcaaagtttCTGAATTGCATTTTGTAAGGCAGTGATTGTTTGTGACAAGGATTCCTTTTTTACATGTCAGTGAACAGCTGTGAGGTCTATCCATACATgactatgaaataaaatgaaatttaggTAATTAAATTgcagtgtttttttattataacctGACATCTCACAAGTTATAACATGTCTAgaatattaatagtaaattaaaacctAAATAAAGTAGTTCTGAGCAGTGTAAACTTGTTTGTTGAGTTGGAATTAAATGGTGGTTTATTATGTGTCAgcattatttgaaataatgtaCAGTTTATAGATTTAATAGCTGTTGACATGCATAAACAATACCATATGAAACAGGTTACTGTTGTATGTACAAGAAGCATGTGACTGCTTATGAGTAAAAGAGAAAGTTTGCACATACTATATTTAGTATGTAACCAATTCACTTGTTTTAGGATTGTGAAaccttttgatatttttatttaattttagattctGATTAAATATGTtcactattaaataatacaattattttaatctgtatttttatCAAAGCAAATTTTCTCTCTGACATTTGTTAGAATTTTAAGTCCAGTTGGATTCATTggttcattaattaatttaacaaaattaagttttttaacaaaagatttctggatgtttaaaaaacttcaattaTGTCATAAGTTCCTTGTCATagttatatgtta of Papilio machaon chromosome 6, ilPapMach1.1, whole genome shotgun sequence contains these proteins:
- the LOC106715999 gene encoding bifunctional peptidase and arginyl-hydroxylase JMJD5; the protein is MGEMLNRLVQFQNQILVELQETSDLGFSSSSLLTKYVRNINSLDSTTLLKIEAILDYMYELINAGNWKDVKLSWRKTITVATYLKLIVIFKSSTELTEDLFKELFKIIDHGILFGCPLKNEPKLLQKCAEIMNSSRPHVNNIENMSSEVNDVDIQSNYDSLCKIDVLNCPSMETFFRDYILKERPAILENCINHWPALEKWKDQNYFIKLAGLRTVAIELGSDYTKSEWTQKLMTLEEFIKNYMFNTDGPVGYLAQYQLFDHIPELKLDITEPEYCCFSDTNEPVDIMAWYGPKGTLSPLHYDAKRNLLAQVIGKKHMFLFSPNDTDYLYPHDSQLLHNTAQVDPRKPDLEKYPKYKEVKPYYCTLSPGQMLFIPPKWWHCVESLSISFSVSFWWE